From a single Capsicum annuum cultivar UCD-10X-F1 chromosome 12, UCD10Xv1.1, whole genome shotgun sequence genomic region:
- the LOC107851721 gene encoding serine/threonine-protein kinase D6PKL2, protein MLTSPVHDCASSSASPAVSSTTLEVGEVRVSTDTEVETSIYNAHTSFSTFTKPHATSSDPCWNTMRRVQSEVLSLSLDDFCFIQKLGSGDIGTVYLVELKGHSNKGCLFAAKVMDKEELVSRSKEGRARIEMEILDMLDHPFLPTLYTTLDTDKWSLLLTEYCPGGDLHVLRQRLPEKRFDEAAVRFYTSEVVVALEYLHMMGIIYRDLKPENVLVRSDGHIMLTDFDLSLKCDGSIVMPQLVHDEGITSPKLGHNSNDQSSNHSPPYSSTSSCILPNCIVPHVSCWYSKHRRRWRRGGVGSQRPLRLVAEPIEARSMSFVGTHEYLAPEIVSGEGHGNAVDWWTLGIFMYELLYGVTPFRGLDNEFTLSNIVARAFEFPKEPIVPTMAKDLITQLLVKDPTMRMGSMMGATTIKQHPFFDGVNWALLRCTTPPHIPQNFNSTRDIVSSNDDDDDDYVDYY, encoded by the exons ATGTTAACATCTCCGGTCCATGATTGCGCTAGCTCCTCAGCATCTCCAGCTGTCAGCTCGACCACGTTAGAGGTAGGGGAAGTTCGTGTTAGCACGGACACGGAAGTGGAAACAAGCATATACAATGCTCATACCTCATTTTCAACCTTTACAAAGCCCCATGCAACGTCTAGCGATCCATGCTGGAACACCATGCGACGTGTCCAATCAGAAGTTTTGAGTTTGAGCCTTGATGACTTTTGCTTCATCCAAAAACTTGGGAGTGGTGACATTGGCACTGTCTATCTTGTTGAGTTGAAGGGACATAGTAATAAAGGGTGTTTGTTTGCAGCTAAAGTGATGGATAAAGAGGAATTGGTTAGTAGGAGTAAAGAAGGTAGAGCAAGGATAGAAATGGAAATATTGGATATGTTGGATCACCCTTTTTTACCTACCCTTTACACTACTTTGGACACTGATAAATGGTCTCTTTTGTTAACTGAGTATTGCCCTGGTGGTGATCTTCATGTTCTCCGGCAGCGGCTGCCGGAGAAAAGATTCGATGAAGCTGCAGTCCg GTTTTACACATCAGAAGTGGTGGTTGCTTTAGAGTACTTACACATGATGGGAATAATTTATCGTGATTTAAAACCAGAAAATGTGTTAGTAAGATCAGATGGTCATATAATGTTAACTGATTTTGATCTCTCACTAAAATGTGATGGTTCAATAGTAATGCCTCAACTTGTTCATGATGAGGGTATTACTAGTCCCAAGCTAGGTCATAATTCAAATGATCAATCCTCCAATCATTCGCCTCCGTATAGTTCTACGTCTTCGTGTATTCTACCCAATTGTATCGTACCACATGTCTCGTGCTGGTACTCTAAACACAGACGAAGATGGAGAAGAGGAGGAGTGGGTTCTCAGAGACCACTGAGGTTGGTAGCTGAGCCTATCGAGGCTCGATCAATGTCGTTTGTTGGGACACACGAGTACCTGGCCCCGGAAATCGTGTCGGGGGAAGGTCATGGGAATGCCGTGGATTGGTGGACGCTAGGGATTTTCATGTACGAGTTGCTTTATGGTGTGACACCTTTTAGAGGACTTGACAACGAGTTCACCCTATCTAACATAGTCGCTCGAGCCTTTGAGTTCCCTAAGGAGCCAATCGTCCCAACTATGGCTAAGGATTTGATTACCCAACTTTTGGTCAAGGACCCTACTATGAGAATGGGGTCCATGATGGGGGCCACAACAATCAAACAACATCCTTTCTTTGATGGGGTAAATTGGGCACTATTGAGATGTACAACCCCACCTCATATTCCCCAAAATTTCAACAGTACTAGAGACATTGTCTCatctaatgatgatgatgatgatgattatgtagattattattaa